DNA from Salinispora arenicola:
CACTCCTGACCGGGGCTACCACCACCGCCGTCAACAGCGGCCTACTGCCGATGTCGGCCGCCTTGCCGGCGTACGGGCTTATCGCCGTCATCGGAGTGGGCCTAGCGAGCATCGACGTCCGACGCCGTCGCCTCCCGCATGTCCTGACCGGAACCGTGATGGCCACCTGCTTGATCAGCTTTATCGTGGCCACCGCCGCCAGCGGAAACCCCGCCCCCACTCCTGCGAGCAGCCATCGCCGGGGCGATCACCACGACGACACTGTTGATCATGGACCTATCGCTGCCGCGACTCCTGCGGTTGGTGGTCGGTGACCTTCGCGCCCAGCTCAACCGCATGAGCCATATGGCCCTGACCCTCCCGAGCCCTGTTGAGGTCTGCCGTTGGCGGTGACTGGTGGTCGGCCGCGTGTCTCGACTGTTTGCGCCCACGCCAACTCCCGCACGCCCCTGCGTGCCTGCCGCAGCCGCACCAGCACAGTGGAATCCTCGCCGGACAGTACCCAGGGCCCCGGCAAAGGTGCTCCTATAGATGTCAAGCCGCGAGTTGAAGATCGTTTGCTGTGATGAGCTGGTAGAGCTCGCGGGCGACGTAGCGCTTGAGACAACGGATGATCTCCTTCATGGGCATGCCTTTCTTGGTGCGTCGCTGCATGTAGTCACGGGTGCGTGGGTCCTATCGCAGCCAGACGAGTACGACGCGGTAGAGCGCGGCGTTGGCCTGCCTGTCGCCATCGCGGTCGAGCCGGTGCCGGGTGGTCTTGCCGGAGGTGGCCGGGATCGGAGCGGCCCCGCAGGGCATGGCGAACGCGGCTTCGGAAGCGAGCCGGTCGTGGTTCTCGCCGGCACTGATCAACAGCTGCCCGGTGACGTCGGGTCCGACGCTGTTCGCGGCCAGTAGGGCCGGGTTGATCGCGGCGACCAGTGGTTCGAGTAGTTCGTCGAGGTTGGCGATCTCGGTGGATAGGTGCTGGTGGCGGCGGGCCAGTGAGCGAAGCGCGACGGCGACGGCTGGGATGGCCGCGTCGGCGCGCTGGTCGACGGCGCTGCGTTGGGTCACCCGCAGATTGCGCAGGGCCTCGACCTGGCCGTTACGCTGTTTGGGGTGGGTGCGTTCGCCTGCCAGCGCGGCCCGGGCCGCCTGGACCGTGTCGATTGGATCGGACTTGCCCTGGAACCGGCGTGTCTTGCGGTCCGGCCGGTCGACCTCGATCACCTGCACCTGCTCGTCACGCAATAGGCGGACCAATCCCGCGCTGTAGGCGCCGGTGCCCTCGACTCTGACTCGGCTCAG
Protein-coding regions in this window:
- a CDS encoding IS110 family transposase, encoding MSCPRCPSGACAPCHCDERQDDDVSRYTCGSRDRGRRWVDTHQETHTAAMIDLVGRVLGTEQFRATASGYAALLAWMHRHGRLSRVRVEGTGAYSAGLVRLLRDEQVQVIEVDRPDRKTRRFQGKSDPIDTVQAARAALAGERTHPKQRNGQVEALRNLRVTQRSAVDQRADAAIPAVAVALRSLARRHQHLSTEIANLDELLEPLVAAINPALLAANSVGPDVTGQLLISAGENHDRLASEAAFAMPCGAAPIPATSGKTTRHRLDRDGDRQANAALYRVVLVWLR